A window from Drosophila nasuta strain 15112-1781.00 chromosome 3, ASM2355853v1, whole genome shotgun sequence encodes these proteins:
- the LOC132792835 gene encoding LOW QUALITY PROTEIN: transcription initiation factor TFIID subunit 4 (The sequence of the model RefSeq protein was modified relative to this genomic sequence to represent the inferred CDS: deleted 2 bases in 2 codons), whose product MNSSQTAATATSASSNRITFTSQPLPNGTINIGGAPGGPTIISTAQLPNTTTIKTITAGLGGHTGMPGLSQVSHHHPQQQQHQVQQQQQQQQQQTQSVGATQTQTLVIKSNHHAVTLPAGLVSSAPAGIVTMTKTINQAGQPLLNSMLPAGVVVGMRPQGPTQQQPKNMPANPLSRVVISNPHMPGVRPQSPSITLSTINAGQTPALLVKTDNGFQLLRVGTATTTGPPTMTQTISNTSNINSSNNNSSNNNSNNNSNNTTTTTTNHPTTTQIRLQTVPAAAVSRYHGQTPSQQQQQQQTQQQQQQQQQQQHLQSSTQSSSQATTASTSIALRKTIVRTSSTILPSSNNNLNNINNNTTTTNTTTTTNNNNNSNKPATNLQQQQKLQLHLKQQQQQQQAQHKQQQQQASAASASSAAAAAAAAAAANVAATIKIKQNSMTNTTASSNIIVNSVASSNAHTYGSGSQPPHLAQLQQTQPQQAPHLPQVTQIQTIPAAVQPQTQANNVQVVSAAAAASAAATASNAVNTTTTTAAQGNTKEKCRKFLANLIELSTREPKPVEKNVRTLIQELVNANVEPEEFCDRLERLLNASPQPCLIGFLKKSLPLLRQALYTKELVIEGIKPPAQHVLGLPGLPQQLPKIQAQIRPIGLSQTTTTIGQTQVRMIQQNALGNVPRPTIGHTTISKQPPSIRLPTAPRLVNTGAIRGQMPSLPMPTQANIVQIRGPHNAQLQRTSSVQIRATPRPPNSTPTNKVTAVKVGQTQIKAITPSLHPPSLAAISPNSGPPPTPTLSVLSTINSASTTSLPVPSLPTVHLPPEALRAREQMQNSLHQNNNNHFEPKLVEIKAPQLPHIERINASLTPISAKTLPRNSMPMPNKTVSKKKRDAVDRDAKDDKLNSSSGMATSAATAAAAAAANSFFQQSSMSSSMYGDDDINDVAAMGGVNLAEESQRILGCTENIGTQIRSCKDEVFLNLPALQARIRAITAERGLEEPSQDVAVLISHACQERLKNIVEKLAVIAEHRIDVIKLDPRYEAAKDVRGQIKFLEELDKAEQKRHEELEREMLLRAAKSRTRVEDPEQAKMKARAKEMQRAEMEELRQRDANLTALQAIGPRKKLKLDSEASGVGVGSSSGGLLSSSGNTSTTLRPRIKRVNLRDMLFYMEQEREFCRSSLLFKTYLK is encoded by the exons gtgcaacagcagcagcaacaacagcagcagcaaacgcaaTCAGTAGGTGCCACGCAAACACAAACCTTAGTTATTAAATCCAATCACCATGCTGTCACCCTGCCGGCGGGTCTAGTATCAAGTGCACCAGCAGGAATCGTAACAATGACCAAGACCATCAATCAG GCCGGGCAGCCGCTGCTCAACTCGATGCTGCCCGCTGGAGTTGTGGTCGGCATGCGTCCGCAAGGTccgacgcagcagcagccaaagaaCATGCCCGCCAATCCGCTGAGTCGCGTGGTCATCAGCAATCCCCACATGCCCGGAGTGAGGCCACAGAGTCCATCG ATAACTTTAAGCACAATAAATGCAGGACAAACGCCTGCACTGTTAGTGAAAACGGATAATGGATTTCAATTGTTGCGCGTGGGTACGGCCACAACGACGGGCCCGCCGACGATGACACAGACCATATCCAACaccagcaacatcaacagcagcaacaacaacagcagtaacaacaacagcaacaacaacagtaacaacacaacaacaacaaccacaaatcATCCCACAACAACACAGATACGCTTGCAAACTGTGCCGGCTGCAGCTGTAAGTAGATATCATGGCCAAACTCcatcacagcaacaacaacagcaacagacgcagcaacaacaacagcagcagcagcaacaacaacaccttCAGTCAAGCACACAATCATCCTCACAAGCAACAACTGCCAGCACTAGTATTGCACTGCGCAAAACGATTGTCCGAACTTCATCCACAATCCTCCCATCCAGCAATAATAatcttaataatattaataataacaccaccaccaccaatACCACAACcactaccaacaacaacaacaacagcaacaaacccGCTACTAacctgcaacagcaacagaagctaCAGCTACATctcaaacagcagcagcagcagcaacaggctcagcataaacaacagcagcaacaggcctCAGCAGCCAGCgcaagcagcgcagcagccGCGGCTGCCGCAGCCGCTGCCGCGAATGTCGCGGCAACCATAAAGATCAAGCAAAAC TCGATGACGAACACGACAGCCTCGAGCAACATAATTGTGAACTCGGTGGCCAGCAGCAATGCGCACACTTATGGCAGCGGCTCGCAGCCTCCGCATTTGGCCCAGCTACAGCAGACGCAGCCGCAGCAGGCGCCACATTTGCCGCAGGTAACGCAAATCCAAACGATACCAGCAGCAGTTCAGCCCCAGACACAGGCGAACAATGTGCAAGTTGTGAgtgcagcagcggcggcatcGGCGGCGGCGACAGCATCAAATGCTGTTaatacgacaacaacaacggcggcGCAGGGCAATACCAAAGAGAAATGTCGCAAGTTTTTAGCCAATTTAATCGAATTGTCGACACGCGAACCCAAGCCGGTGGAGAAAAATGTGCGCACGCTCATCCAGGAGCTGGTCAATGCGAATGTGGAGCCCGAGGAGTTTTGTGATCGCCTGGAGCGTTTACTCAACGCCAGTCCACAGCCGTGCCTCATTGGTTTTCTAAAG AAAAGTCTGCCACTGTTGCGCCAGGCGCTCTACACCAAGGAGCTGGTTATTGAGGGCATTAAACCGCCAGCGCAGCATGTGTTGGGATTACCTGGActgccgcagcagctgccg AAAATTCAAGCGCAAATCCGTCCCATTGGACTCAGCCAGACTACGACGACCATTGGACAGACACAGGTGCGCATGATCCAACAGAATGCCCTGGGCAATGTGCCGCGACCCACAATTGGCCACACGACGATATCGAAGCAGCCGCCAAGCATACGTTTACCCACAGCGCCGCGTCTGGTGAACACAGGCGCCATTCGCGGCCAAATGCCTTCGCTGCCAATGCCCACACAGGCG AATATTGTGCAAATCCGTGGCCCACACAATGCCCAGCTGCAGCGCACGAGTTCGGTGCAGATTCGAGCCACGCCTCGGCCGCCAAACAGCACGCCCACGAACAAAGTCACTGCCGTTAAAGTTGGCCAGACGCAGATCAAGGCCATAACGCCCAGTTTGCATCCGCCCTCGCTGGCGGCCATATCA CCCAATAGCGGACCACCCCCAACGCCAACGTTATCCGTGCTCTCGACGATCAATTCGGCCTCGACCACCTCGTTGCCGGTGCCGTCGCTGCCCACGGTGCATTTGCCGCCGGAGGCTTTGCGTGCCCGCGAACAGATGCAGAATTCGCTGCATcagaacaacaataatcacTTTGAGCCGAAGCTGGTTGAGATTAAGGCACCGCAATTGCCCCACATTGAGCGCATCAATGCCTCGCTAACGCCCATTTCGGCCAAGACGCTGCCGCGCAACTCGATGCCCATGCCCAACAAGACAGTGAGT AAAAAGAAACGCGATGCGGTGGATCGCGATGCCAAGGACGACAAGCTGAACAGTAGCAGTGGAATGGCCACATCCGCGGCGACGGCGGCCGCAGCTGCGGCTGCCAATTCGTTTTTCCAGCAGAGCTCGATGTCGTCGTCAATGTATGGCGATGATGACATCAACGATGTGGCGGCGATGGGTGGCGTTAATTTGGCAGAGGAATCGCAGCGAATTCTGGGTTGCACCGAAAACATTGGCACACAAATCCGTTCGTGCAAGGACGAGGTGTTTCTCAATCTACCAGCATTGCAGGCGCGAATACGCGCAATTACCGCCGAACGTGGTCTCGAGGAACCATCACAGGATGTGGCTGTGCTCATATCGCATGCGTGCCAGGAAAGGCTCAAGAACATTGTGGAGAAGTTGGCTGTGATAGCGGAGCACCGCATTGATGTCATCAAG TTGGATCCACGGTATGAGGCGGCGAAAGATGTGCGAGGCCAAATCAAGTTCTTGGAGGAGTTGGACAAGGCGGAACAGAAGCGACACGAAGAACTGGAACGTGAGATGCTGCTGCGTGCTGCCAAGTCCAGGACGCGAGTGGAGGATCCCGAGCAGGCCAAAATGAAGGCGAGA GCAAAAGAGATGCAGCGTGCTGAAATGGAGGAACTGCGCCAACGTGATGCGAATCTGACGGCACTTCAGGCGATTGGACCGCGTAAGAAACTCAAACTAGATAGCGAAGCGAGCGGTGTGGGTGTG GGTTCCAGTAGTGGCGGTCTGCTGAGCAGTAGTGGCAACACATCGACAACGTTGCGGCCGCGCATTAAACGTGTCAATCTGCGCGATATGCTCTTCTACATGGAGCAGGAACGTGAATTTTGTCGCAGCTCGCTGCTGTTCAAAACTTACCTCAAGTGA